DNA sequence from the Phycisphaerae bacterium genome:
GCTCCTGCCCGGCTCGCTCGTCTTCACGCCGCCCGATCATCCGGTGCCTTTGGACGACATTGGCGGCTGGTGGAGTTGGACCACGGGCGCGAACTGGCGTCATCCCGAAGGCCCGAAGAGTTCCATCGAGGGGCGCGGGAAGCACCCCGTCGTCCATATCTGCTGGGACGATGCGATGGCCTACGCCAAATGGGCGGGAAAACGCCTGCCGACGGAGGCCGAGTGGGAGTGCGCCGCGCGCGGTGGTCTGGCCGGAAAACGATTTCCGTGGGGCGATGACGAGCCGACCGACGCCAAACCGCGCTGCAATATCTGGAACGGCGCCTTTCCATGGAAGAACACGCTATCGGACAAATATCTGCGGACCGCGCCGGTCAAGTCGTTCCCCCCGAACGCCTACGGCCTGTACGACATGGCCGGAAACGTCTGGGAATGGTGCAGCGATCTCTATCGCGCCGACGAATACGATCGCCTGATGGCGTTGCACAAGGGCGCGCTCCTCGTCGATCCGCCCGGTCCGCGCGACAGTTGGGACCCGGACGAGGCCATTGACTCGACGACCAAACACGTCATCCGCGGCGGATCGTTCCTCTGCCACAAGAGCTACTGCGAGTCCTACCGCCCCAGCGCCCGCCGCGGTCAGACCCCCGACACCAGCATGAGCCATTTGGGCTTTCGCTGCGTGATGACTGTGGATAGACTCCGGCAGCCGGATTCAAGATAGGAAACTTTGCCCTCACACCAGGGGAATGGACTCCCCACAACCAAGGGAGACCATTTCGATGATCAAGAAAATGATGACGTTGATCGCGGCATCGCTCGCGGCCT
Encoded proteins:
- a CDS encoding formylglycine-generating enzyme family protein, coding for MSPPVSSAPTSPRPKPDGMVWIPGGEFVMGTDDESAWNTEKPAHRVRVSGFWMDETEVTNDQFAAFVKATGYKTLAERPVDWEELKKQVPPGTPKPAPEMLLPGSLVFTPPDHPVPLDDIGGWWSWTTGANWRHPEGPKSSIEGRGKHPVVHICWDDAMAYAKWAGKRLPTEAEWECAARGGLAGKRFPWGDDEPTDAKPRCNIWNGAFPWKNTLSDKYLRTAPVKSFPPNAYGLYDMAGNVWEWCSDLYRADEYDRLMALHKGALLVDPPGPRDSWDPDEAIDSTTKHVIRGGSFLCHKSYCESYRPSARRGQTPDTSMSHLGFRCVMTVDRLRQPDSR